The following are from one region of the Gambusia affinis linkage group LG02, SWU_Gaff_1.0, whole genome shotgun sequence genome:
- the foxr1 gene encoding forkhead box protein R1 isoform X6 — protein sequence MTFQLKTRGRFCGLHCSVGLTDWDMDKELKLATTTDQNCNEDKVNDQYLAQRSSARASRRKDEFIWYDKTSDTFVKPNLWLLVNPNIACPVQYVQTDSDLQPEPGRAVQLEPGDVEGPSTSDLQTCPPQEELMLSASSTAKHTKQEGSGKPVRTRRKGKITKVVDLKSLKPGCWPRPPVNYCVLVALALKSSQTGSLKVQQIYNFTREHFPFFQTAPDGWKNTIRHNLCFSSSFRKTCNQLCKEGKRKSCFWHLTLDGHRRLQDELHTLTGETLKMLERSMSNPGF from the exons ATGACGTTCCAGCTGAAAACCAGAGGCCGGTTCTGTGGGCTGCACTGCTCTGTGGGTCTGACCGACTGGGACATGGACAAAGAGCTCAAACTGGCAACAACCACCGACCAAAACTGTAACg AAGACAAAGTGAATGATCAATATTTGGCCCAGAGATCCTCTGCAAGGGCCTCCAGAAGAAAAGATGAGTTCATTTGGTACGATAAGACATCAG ACACATTTGTGAAACCGAACCTGTGGCTGTTGGTGAATCCCAACATCGCCTGTCCGGTTCAGTATGTGCAGACGGACTCTGACCTCCAGCCTGAACCGGGTCGTGCCGTCCAGCTGGAGCCCGGGGACGTGGAGGGTCCGTCCACATCCGACCTGCAAACATGTCCCCCTCAGGAGGAGCTGATGCTTTCTGCTTCCTCCACAGCCAAACACACG AAACAAGAAGGTTCCGGCAAACCCGTCCGGACCAGACGGAAGGGGAAGATCACAAAAGTTGTG GACCTGAAGTCCCTGAAGCCGGGCTGCTGGCCTCGGCCGCCGGTGAATTACTGCGTCCTCGTTGCTCTGGCACTGAAGAGCAGCCAAACCGGGAGCCTCAAAGTCCAGCAGATTTACAACTTCACCAG AGAGCACTTCCCGTTCTTTCAGACGGCTCCGGACGGCTGGAAGAACACCATCCGCCACAACCTGtgcttcagcagcagcttccgTAAAACCTGCAACCAGCTCTGCAAAGAGGGGAAGAGGAAGTCGTGCTTCTGGCACCTGACGCTGGACGGCCACCGCCGGCTGCAGGACGAGCTCCACACGCTGACCGGCGAAACCCTGAAGATGCTGGAGAGGAGCATGTCCAACCCAG GTTTCTGA
- the foxr1 gene encoding forkhead box protein R1 isoform X4, with the protein MTFQLKTRGRFCGLHCSVGLTDWDMDKELKLATTTDQNCNEDKVNDQYLAQRSSARASRRKDEFIWYDKTSDTFVKPNLWLLVNPNIACPVQYVQTDSDLQPEPGRAVQLEPGDVEGPSTSDLQTCPPQEELMLSASSTAKHTKQEGSGKPVRTRRKGKITKVVDLKSLKPGCWPRPPVNYCVLVALALKSSQTGSLKVQQIYNFTREHFPFFQTAPDGWKNTIRHNLCFSSSFRKTCNQLCKEGKRKSCFWHLTLDGHRRLQDELHTLTGETLKMLERSMSNPAAAS; encoded by the exons ATGACGTTCCAGCTGAAAACCAGAGGCCGGTTCTGTGGGCTGCACTGCTCTGTGGGTCTGACCGACTGGGACATGGACAAAGAGCTCAAACTGGCAACAACCACCGACCAAAACTGTAACg AAGACAAAGTGAATGATCAATATTTGGCCCAGAGATCCTCTGCAAGGGCCTCCAGAAGAAAAGATGAGTTCATTTGGTACGATAAGACATCAG ACACATTTGTGAAACCGAACCTGTGGCTGTTGGTGAATCCCAACATCGCCTGTCCGGTTCAGTATGTGCAGACGGACTCTGACCTCCAGCCTGAACCGGGTCGTGCCGTCCAGCTGGAGCCCGGGGACGTGGAGGGTCCGTCCACATCCGACCTGCAAACATGTCCCCCTCAGGAGGAGCTGATGCTTTCTGCTTCCTCCACAGCCAAACACACG AAACAAGAAGGTTCCGGCAAACCCGTCCGGACCAGACGGAAGGGGAAGATCACAAAAGTTGTG GACCTGAAGTCCCTGAAGCCGGGCTGCTGGCCTCGGCCGCCGGTGAATTACTGCGTCCTCGTTGCTCTGGCACTGAAGAGCAGCCAAACCGGGAGCCTCAAAGTCCAGCAGATTTACAACTTCACCAG AGAGCACTTCCCGTTCTTTCAGACGGCTCCGGACGGCTGGAAGAACACCATCCGCCACAACCTGtgcttcagcagcagcttccgTAAAACCTGCAACCAGCTCTGCAAAGAGGGGAAGAGGAAGTCGTGCTTCTGGCACCTGACGCTGGACGGCCACCGCCGGCTGCAGGACGAGCTCCACACGCTGACCGGCGAAACCCTGAAGATGCTGGAGAGGAGCATGTCCAACCCAG CAGCGGCGTCGTAG
- the foxr1 gene encoding forkhead box protein R1 isoform X5, whose amino-acid sequence MTFQLKTRGRFCGLHCSVGLTDWDMDKELKLATTTDQNCNEDKVNDQYLAQRSSARASRRKDEFIWYDKTSDTFVKPNLWLLVNPNIACPVQYVQTDSDLQPEPGRAVQLEPGDVEGPSTSDLQTCPPQEELMLSASSTAKHTKQEGSGKPVRTRRKGKITKVVDLKSLKPGCWPRPPVNYCVLVALALKSSQTGSLKVQQIYNFTREHFPFFQTAPDGWKNTIRHNLCFSSSFRKTCNQLCKEGKRKSCFWHLTLDGHRRLQDELHTLTGETLKMLERSMSNPGLQD is encoded by the exons ATGACGTTCCAGCTGAAAACCAGAGGCCGGTTCTGTGGGCTGCACTGCTCTGTGGGTCTGACCGACTGGGACATGGACAAAGAGCTCAAACTGGCAACAACCACCGACCAAAACTGTAACg AAGACAAAGTGAATGATCAATATTTGGCCCAGAGATCCTCTGCAAGGGCCTCCAGAAGAAAAGATGAGTTCATTTGGTACGATAAGACATCAG ACACATTTGTGAAACCGAACCTGTGGCTGTTGGTGAATCCCAACATCGCCTGTCCGGTTCAGTATGTGCAGACGGACTCTGACCTCCAGCCTGAACCGGGTCGTGCCGTCCAGCTGGAGCCCGGGGACGTGGAGGGTCCGTCCACATCCGACCTGCAAACATGTCCCCCTCAGGAGGAGCTGATGCTTTCTGCTTCCTCCACAGCCAAACACACG AAACAAGAAGGTTCCGGCAAACCCGTCCGGACCAGACGGAAGGGGAAGATCACAAAAGTTGTG GACCTGAAGTCCCTGAAGCCGGGCTGCTGGCCTCGGCCGCCGGTGAATTACTGCGTCCTCGTTGCTCTGGCACTGAAGAGCAGCCAAACCGGGAGCCTCAAAGTCCAGCAGATTTACAACTTCACCAG AGAGCACTTCCCGTTCTTTCAGACGGCTCCGGACGGCTGGAAGAACACCATCCGCCACAACCTGtgcttcagcagcagcttccgTAAAACCTGCAACCAGCTCTGCAAAGAGGGGAAGAGGAAGTCGTGCTTCTGGCACCTGACGCTGGACGGCCACCGCCGGCTGCAGGACGAGCTCCACACGCTGACCGGCGAAACCCTGAAGATGCTGGAGAGGAGCATGTCCAACCCAG GTCTGCAGGATTAA
- the foxr1 gene encoding forkhead box protein R1 isoform X7 encodes MTFQLKTRGRFCGLHCSVGLTDWDMDKELKLATTTDQNCNEDKVNDQYLAQRSSARASRRKDEFIWYDKTSDTFVKPNLWLLVNPNIACPVQYVQTDSDLQPEPGRAVQLEPGDVEGPSTSDLQTCPPQEELMLSASSTAKHTKQEGSGKPVRTRRKGKITKVVDLKSLKPGCWPRPPVNYCVLVALALKSSQTGSLKVQQIYNFTREHFPFFQTAPDGWKNTIRHNLCFSSSFRKTCNQLCKEGKRKSCFWHLTLDGHRRLQDELHTLTGETLKMLERSMSNPGG; translated from the exons ATGACGTTCCAGCTGAAAACCAGAGGCCGGTTCTGTGGGCTGCACTGCTCTGTGGGTCTGACCGACTGGGACATGGACAAAGAGCTCAAACTGGCAACAACCACCGACCAAAACTGTAACg AAGACAAAGTGAATGATCAATATTTGGCCCAGAGATCCTCTGCAAGGGCCTCCAGAAGAAAAGATGAGTTCATTTGGTACGATAAGACATCAG ACACATTTGTGAAACCGAACCTGTGGCTGTTGGTGAATCCCAACATCGCCTGTCCGGTTCAGTATGTGCAGACGGACTCTGACCTCCAGCCTGAACCGGGTCGTGCCGTCCAGCTGGAGCCCGGGGACGTGGAGGGTCCGTCCACATCCGACCTGCAAACATGTCCCCCTCAGGAGGAGCTGATGCTTTCTGCTTCCTCCACAGCCAAACACACG AAACAAGAAGGTTCCGGCAAACCCGTCCGGACCAGACGGAAGGGGAAGATCACAAAAGTTGTG GACCTGAAGTCCCTGAAGCCGGGCTGCTGGCCTCGGCCGCCGGTGAATTACTGCGTCCTCGTTGCTCTGGCACTGAAGAGCAGCCAAACCGGGAGCCTCAAAGTCCAGCAGATTTACAACTTCACCAG AGAGCACTTCCCGTTCTTTCAGACGGCTCCGGACGGCTGGAAGAACACCATCCGCCACAACCTGtgcttcagcagcagcttccgTAAAACCTGCAACCAGCTCTGCAAAGAGGGGAAGAGGAAGTCGTGCTTCTGGCACCTGACGCTGGACGGCCACCGCCGGCTGCAGGACGAGCTCCACACGCTGACCGGCGAAACCCTGAAGATGCTGGAGAGGAGCATGTCCAACCCAG GAGGCTGA
- the foxr1 gene encoding forkhead box protein R1 isoform X2 translates to MTFQLKTRGRFCGLHCSVGLTDWDMDKELKLATTTDQNCNEDKVNDQYLAQRSSARASRRKDEFIWYDKTSDTFVKPNLWLLVNPNIACPVQYVQTDSDLQPEPGRAVQLEPGDVEGPSTSDLQTCPPQEELMLSASSTAKHTKQEGSGKPVRTRRKGKITKVVDLKSLKPGCWPRPPVNYCVLVALALKSSQTGSLKVQQIYNFTREHFPFFQTAPDGWKNTIRHNLCFSSSFRKTCNQLCKEGKRKSCFWHLTLDGHRRLQDELHTLTGETLKMLERSMSNPAGLAELICEIKA, encoded by the exons ATGACGTTCCAGCTGAAAACCAGAGGCCGGTTCTGTGGGCTGCACTGCTCTGTGGGTCTGACCGACTGGGACATGGACAAAGAGCTCAAACTGGCAACAACCACCGACCAAAACTGTAACg AAGACAAAGTGAATGATCAATATTTGGCCCAGAGATCCTCTGCAAGGGCCTCCAGAAGAAAAGATGAGTTCATTTGGTACGATAAGACATCAG ACACATTTGTGAAACCGAACCTGTGGCTGTTGGTGAATCCCAACATCGCCTGTCCGGTTCAGTATGTGCAGACGGACTCTGACCTCCAGCCTGAACCGGGTCGTGCCGTCCAGCTGGAGCCCGGGGACGTGGAGGGTCCGTCCACATCCGACCTGCAAACATGTCCCCCTCAGGAGGAGCTGATGCTTTCTGCTTCCTCCACAGCCAAACACACG AAACAAGAAGGTTCCGGCAAACCCGTCCGGACCAGACGGAAGGGGAAGATCACAAAAGTTGTG GACCTGAAGTCCCTGAAGCCGGGCTGCTGGCCTCGGCCGCCGGTGAATTACTGCGTCCTCGTTGCTCTGGCACTGAAGAGCAGCCAAACCGGGAGCCTCAAAGTCCAGCAGATTTACAACTTCACCAG AGAGCACTTCCCGTTCTTTCAGACGGCTCCGGACGGCTGGAAGAACACCATCCGCCACAACCTGtgcttcagcagcagcttccgTAAAACCTGCAACCAGCTCTGCAAAGAGGGGAAGAGGAAGTCGTGCTTCTGGCACCTGACGCTGGACGGCCACCGCCGGCTGCAGGACGAGCTCCACACGCTGACCGGCGAAACCCTGAAGATGCTGGAGAGGAGCATGTCCAACCCAG CCGGCCTGGCAGAACTCATTTGTGAGATCAAAGCATAA
- the foxr1 gene encoding forkhead box protein R1 isoform X3 — protein MTFQLKTRGRFCGLHCSVGLTDWDMDKELKLATTTDQNCNEDKVNDQYLAQRSSARASRRKDEFIWYDKTSDTFVKPNLWLLVNPNIACPVQYVQTDSDLQPEPGRAVQLEPGDVEGPSTSDLQTCPPQEELMLSASSTAKHTKQEGSGKPVRTRRKGKITKVVDLKSLKPGCWPRPPVNYCVLVALALKSSQTGSLKVQQIYNFTREHFPFFQTAPDGWKNTIRHNLCFSSSFRKTCNQLCKEGKRKSCFWHLTLDGHRRLQDELHTLTGETLKMLERSMSNPDVIWSLLEM, from the exons ATGACGTTCCAGCTGAAAACCAGAGGCCGGTTCTGTGGGCTGCACTGCTCTGTGGGTCTGACCGACTGGGACATGGACAAAGAGCTCAAACTGGCAACAACCACCGACCAAAACTGTAACg AAGACAAAGTGAATGATCAATATTTGGCCCAGAGATCCTCTGCAAGGGCCTCCAGAAGAAAAGATGAGTTCATTTGGTACGATAAGACATCAG ACACATTTGTGAAACCGAACCTGTGGCTGTTGGTGAATCCCAACATCGCCTGTCCGGTTCAGTATGTGCAGACGGACTCTGACCTCCAGCCTGAACCGGGTCGTGCCGTCCAGCTGGAGCCCGGGGACGTGGAGGGTCCGTCCACATCCGACCTGCAAACATGTCCCCCTCAGGAGGAGCTGATGCTTTCTGCTTCCTCCACAGCCAAACACACG AAACAAGAAGGTTCCGGCAAACCCGTCCGGACCAGACGGAAGGGGAAGATCACAAAAGTTGTG GACCTGAAGTCCCTGAAGCCGGGCTGCTGGCCTCGGCCGCCGGTGAATTACTGCGTCCTCGTTGCTCTGGCACTGAAGAGCAGCCAAACCGGGAGCCTCAAAGTCCAGCAGATTTACAACTTCACCAG AGAGCACTTCCCGTTCTTTCAGACGGCTCCGGACGGCTGGAAGAACACCATCCGCCACAACCTGtgcttcagcagcagcttccgTAAAACCTGCAACCAGCTCTGCAAAGAGGGGAAGAGGAAGTCGTGCTTCTGGCACCTGACGCTGGACGGCCACCGCCGGCTGCAGGACGAGCTCCACACGCTGACCGGCGAAACCCTGAAGATGCTGGAGAGGAGCATGTCCAACCCAG aTGTAATATGGAGTTTACTTGAAATGTGA